The Streptomyces nigra genome includes the window GGGCTCGTCCAGGGGGTGCGCGTCGCACAGGGCGGTCAGCTCGGGCAGGGCCTGCTCGGCGCGGCCGAGGGCGAGGGCCGCGGTGTGCCGGGCGCGCAGCGCGTCGAGGTGCCGGGTGCCGATCCGGGCCGCCTCGGCGGTGCGGTCGGGCAGGTCGGCGAGGGCGGGGCCCCGCCAGAGGGCGAGAGCGTCGTCGAGGACGCCGGCCGCCTTGGCGGGGTCGCCGTCGGCGAGGGCGCGGGTGCCCTCGCCGGTGAGCCGTTCGAACCGGTGCAGGTCGACGTCGTCGGGCGCGGCGGCCAGCCGGTAGCCGCCGTCCTCGGACCGTACGGCGTCGGCGCCCAGGGCCCGCCGCAGCCGGCCCACGAGCGCCTGGAGCGCCCCGGTGGCGTCGGCGGGCGGTTCGGCTCCCCACACCTCGTCGGCCAGCAGCCCCACGGGCACGGTCCGGCCGGCGCGCAGCGCGAGCACGGTGAGCAGGGCCCGCAGCCGGGCCCCGCCGAGCGGGACGGCCCGGCCGTCGGGGCGAAGTGCCTGGGTGGTGCCGAGGATGCGATAGCGCACGGGGTCCATTGTCTCTGGTGGGCTGGGGCCGGTCACGGGGCCGTCGGACGAGGCGTGGCGGCGCCCCGGGGTGCGGGGGCCGGGGTCCAGCCTCCCTGGAACCAGCGCCCCACCGCGAGACGTTTTCCGGGTGGGGCCGGTACGGTCGGGCAGGCCCGCACGTCCGAGACATACAGGGAGCCCCATGACCACCGCCCTCAGCCGTCACAGCGAACGGCGGATCAGCCCCGTGTTCCTCGGGATCGTCGCCGTGACCGCGGTGACGGGGTGGGCCACCTGGACCGGGTTCGCGGAGAAGCCGGGTCTCGCGGTGTTCCTGTTCGTGACGGCCGCCTGGATCGTGTCGCTGTGCCTGCACGAGTACGCGCACGCGCGCACGGCGCTGCACAGCGGTGACATCTCCGTCGGCGCGAAGGGCTACCTCACGCTGAACCCGATGAAGTACACGCACGCCCTGCTGAGCATCGTCCTGCCGGTCGTCTTCGTGATCATGGGCGGTATCGGTCTGCCCGGCGGCGCGGTGTTCATCGAGCGCGGGCGGATCAGGGGCCGCTGGCGGCACAGCCTGATCTCGGCGGCCGGACCGCTGACGAACGTGCTGTTCGCCGTCGTGTGCGCGGCCCCGTTCTGGCTGGGCGCGCTGGACGGCGTCCCCGCCGACTTCCGGTTCGCGCTGGCGTTCCTGGCGCTGCTCCAGGTGACGGCGGCGATCCTGAACTTCCTGCCGGTGCCGGGCCTGGACGGCTACGGGGTGATCGAGCCCTGGCTGTCGCACAACGTCCGGCGCCAGGTGGAGCCGTTCGCACCGTTCGGCCTGCTGTTCGTCTTCGCGCTGCTGTGGGTGCCCGAGGTCAACGGCGTGTTCTTCGACATGATCGACGCCGTGCTGCGCGGCCTGGGCATCGGCGAGATCGACACCTACTGCGGCTACGACCTGTTCCGCTTCTGGCGGGACGGGAACGAGCTGTGCCAGGTCATCCGGTGACGGAGTCCCGCCGGGCGTCCCGGGCGCGCTTCACGTAGTACCAGGTCATGTTCGAAGACAGCCCCGCCAGCAGGATCCACACGATTCCGAGCCAGCTGCCCTGGGCGAAGGCGACGGCCGCCGCGGCCACGGAGAGGACGCAGACGGCGAGGGTGTAGTAGGCGAGGCGGGGCATGGGGTCGGCTCCTGGTCGGGGGACACTGCTGTGCCCAGTGTCCCCCATCGCCTCATACGTCCGTGACACGGAGTCCCGCGTGCGCCTTGTAGCGGCGGTTCACCGAGATCAGGTTCGCGACGAGCGACTCCACCTGGTGGGCGTTGCGCAGCCGTCCCGCGAAGACGCCGCGCATCCCGGGGATACGGCCGGCCAGCGCCTGGACGATCTCCACGTCGGCCCGCTCCTCGCCGAGGACCATCACGTCGGTGTCGATGCGGTCGATCTCCGGGTCCTGCAGCAGGACGGCCGACAGATGGTGGAAGGCCGCGGTGACCCGGGAGTCCGGCAGCAGGGCGGCGGCCTGCTCGGCGGCACTGCCCTCCTCGGGCTTGAGGGCGTAGGCGCCCTTCTTGTCGAAGCCGAGCGGATTGACGCAGTCGACGACGAGCTTGCCGGTCAGCTCCTCGCGCAGGGACTCCAGGGTCTTGCCATGGCCGTCCCACGGCACGGCGACGATCACGATGTCGCTGCGGCGCGCGGTCTCGGCGTTGTCGGCGCCCTCGACGCCGTGTCCGAGCTCCTCGGCGGCGGCCTGGGCGCGCTCGGCGGCCCGCGAGCCGATGATCACCTTCTGGCCGGCCTGGGCGAGCCGGTACGCGAGGCCCTTGCCCTGCGGTCCGGTGCCGCCGAGCACACCGACGACGAGCCCGGAGACGTCGGGGAGGTCCCAGGGGTCCTTGGCCGGCGCCTTCGCGGGGGTTCCGGCGGACTGCTGTGCGCTGTCGCTAGAGGTCATGGGCCGACTTTACGTCCGTGGTGCCCGCGGCGGAGGGCGAGGGCGTTGCGGCGGGGTCGGGCAGGTGTGCGGGCGGAGGCCCGGGTCGGGCGAATTCGGGGTGAACGGCGGGTCGCGCGAGGCGCACTGGGGCAGGATGCGGGCCCATGGATGCCGTACGGGTCGCCCTGCTGCGTGAAGTACTCGCCGGGACCGAGTGGTTGGGGGCCACGCGGAGGTTCGCCGGGACGCTGCGGACGTCGGCGGTGGCGCACGGCGGCGGGCTGCTGCTGGTCGGCACCCGGGAGTACGAGCCGTGGCATCTGGCGGCGCACCTGGTGGACGAGGCCGCGTGGTCGGGGACGCCCGAGCTGGCGCCGACGCTGGTGCGGCACGACGCCCGTGCCTCGGACCCGGCGCATCTGGCGGTGGGGCTCGGCCGGCTGGCGGCGGCGCGGCGCGGGGAGACGCTGCTGGTGGTGGCGCCCGGTTCGGACGGGCCGGAGTCGGGGCCCGGACCTGGGGCGCCGCTGCTTGAGCGGGTGTACGACGCGCGGCGGGCGGGTGCGACGGTGCTGGTGCTCGGCACCGGCGAGGGCGAGCTGACCGAGATCTCCCACGAGCGGCTGATCGTGCCGCGGGGCGCGGAGCTGGACCTGGACACCGTGCAGCATCTGGTGAGCGCGGCGGCCGGGGAGAATCCGCTGCCGTCCCGCCGGGGGCGCCGCCGGCTGCGGGACCGGCTGTCGCGGCTCGCGGACGCCCTGACGGCACCGCCGCCCCCGCGCTGGTGAAAACCGTCTGCCCTGGGACGCTGGTGAAGACCGTTCGCCCGGGGCGCCGGTGAAAACCGTTTGCCCGGGCCACCGCCGCGCCCGACCATGACCCCTCGTGACCGACGACTCCCCCGCCGGCGCGGCGCCCGTGTCGCGGCTGCGCGCCCTGCTCCCCGATCTCACGCCCTGGCGGGCGTCCGCCGACTTCCGCAAGGTGTGGCTGGCGGGGCTGGTCTCCACCTTCGGCAGCTTTCTGACGTTCGTGGCGCTGCCCGTGCAGATCAAGGAGCTGACGGGGTCGGCCGCGGCGGTCGGCGCGATCGGCGCGGTGGAGCTGGTGCCGCTGATCGTGTGCGGGCTGTACGGCGGCGCGCTCGCCGACGCCCTCGACAAGCGCGGGCTGATCGTGTGGACGGAGGCCGGTCAGGCCGTGCTGAGCGCGGCGCTGCTGCTGAACGCGCTGCTGCCGCGGCCCGCCGTGTGGCCGCTGTATGTCGTGGCCGCCCTGTCGTCGGCGCTGGTGTCGGTGCAGCGCCCGGCGCTGGACGCCCTGCTGCCCCGGATCGTCGCCCACGACCAGCTGCCGGCCGCCGCGTCCCTGAACGCGCTGCGCTGGCAGGTCGGCGGGGTGGCCGGTCCCGCGCTGGCCGGTGTGGTCGTCGCGTACGCGGGGCTCGGCTGGGCGTACGCGGCGGACCTGGTGACGTTCGTGGTCTCGGTGCTGTTCGTGATCGGCCTGGCGTCCTCGCCGCCCTCGCACGAGGCGGCGAAGCCGTCCCTGCGGGCGATCGCCGAGGGCGCCCGGTACGCGTGGAGCCGCAAGGAGCTGCTGGGCACGTACGTCATCGACATCGCGGCGATGCTCTTCGCGCTGCCGCTGGCCGTCCTGCCCTTCCTCGCCGACGAGTTGGGCGCCCCCTGGGCGCTGGGTCTGATGTACGCCGCCGTCCCGGCCGGCGCGATGCTGGTGAGTCTGACGAGCGGCTGGACCGCGCGGGTGCACCGGCACGGGCGGGCCGTGGTGCTGGCGGCGGCTCTGTGGGGCGCGGCGATCACGGCGGCCGGGCTGTCCCACGACGTGTGGCTGGTGCTGCTGTTCCTGACGCTGGGCGGCGCGGCGGACATGGTCAGCGGACTGTTCCGCGGGGTGATGTGGAACCAGACGATCCCCGACGAGCTGCGGGGCCGGCTCGCCGGGATCGAGCTTCTGTCGTACTCGGTGGGACCGCAGCTCGGCCAGACCTACATGGGTGGCGTCGCCGCGTGGAAGGGCGTGCGGACGTCGGTGTGGTCGGGCGGGCTGCTGTGCGTGGGCGCGGTGGGGCTGCTGGCGCTGTGCCTGCCGAAGCTGATGACGTACGACGCGCGGACGAACGAGCACGCGGTACGGCAGCGCGAGCGGCGGGCCGAAGCGGCGGCGGCCCCACCGGTGCCGGCGGAGGGTTGACCCCACCGGTGCCGGCGGAGCGTCGATCAGCCGCCGTCCGTCTGCCCCGACCGCGAGTCGTGCCAGCGGGGGTCGTTCTCCCACTCCAGGTTGCGCTCGCGCGCGAGGTCCATGGCGTGCTGGGCCTCCTCGCGCGAGGTGTAGGGCCCGAACCGGTCCTTGGCCGGGCAGTCCGGCCCCTCCTCGACCCGCTTGTGGACCAGGCAGTAGTACCACTCGCCGGGCTTGCCGACCGTGCGCTTCTTGAACAAGGCCATGACCAGCTCCTCTCGCCACCGACATGTTCCCCCATGCCCGCTGGTTAGACTCGCTGGCATGTCTGGCCAGTCGCTGCTCGTTCCCGGGGAGCTCTCCCCCACCCGTTCCGTACCCGGCGCCATCCGCCGCCCCGAGTACGTCGGCAAGCCCGCGCCCACCCCGTACACGGGGCCGGAGGTGCAGACGCCGGAGACCATCGAGGCGATGCGCGTCGCCGGGCGGATCGCGGCCCGCGCGATGGCCGAGGCGGCGAAGCTGATCGCGCCCGGCGTGACGACGGACGAGCTGGACAAGGTGGCGCACGAGTACATGTGCGACCACGGCGCCTACCCGTCGACGCTCGGCTACCGCGGTTTCCCGAAGTCCCTGTGCACGTCCGTCAACGAGGTCATCTGCCACGGCATCCCGGACTCGACGGTGCTGCGGGACGGCGACATCGTCAACCTCGACGTGACGGCGTACATCGGCGGTGTGCACGGCGACAACAACGCCACGTACCTGGTCGGTGACGTGGACGAGGAGAGCCGGCTGCTGGTGGAGCGCACCCGCGAGTCGCTGAACCGCGCGATCAAAGCGGTCAAGCCGGGCCGCCAGATCAACGTCATCGGCCGAGTGATCGAGTCCTACGCCAAGCGCTTCGGCTACGGCGTGGTGCGGGACTTCACGGGCCACGGCATCAACTCGTCGTTCCACTCGGGCCTGATCATCCCGCACTACGACAGCCCGCACGCGACGACGGTCATCCAGCCGGGGATGACGTTCACGATCGAGCCGATGCTGACGCTGGGCACCCATGAGTACGACATGTGGGACGACGGCTGGACCGTCGTCACGAAGGACCGCAAGCGCACCGCGCAGTTCGAGCACACGCTGGTCGTGACGGAGACGGGCACGGAGATCCTGACCCTGCCCTGACCTGCTGCCCGACCATCTGAGAACCCGTCCTCTGCGGAGGGCGGGT containing:
- a CDS encoding site-2 protease family protein, producing MTTALSRHSERRISPVFLGIVAVTAVTGWATWTGFAEKPGLAVFLFVTAAWIVSLCLHEYAHARTALHSGDISVGAKGYLTLNPMKYTHALLSIVLPVVFVIMGGIGLPGGAVFIERGRIRGRWRHSLISAAGPLTNVLFAVVCAAPFWLGALDGVPADFRFALAFLALLQVTAAILNFLPVPGLDGYGVIEPWLSHNVRRQVEPFAPFGLLFVFALLWVPEVNGVFFDMIDAVLRGLGIGEIDTYCGYDLFRFWRDGNELCQVIR
- the npdG gene encoding NADPH-dependent F420 reductase, which translates into the protein MTSSDSAQQSAGTPAKAPAKDPWDLPDVSGLVVGVLGGTGPQGKGLAYRLAQAGQKVIIGSRAAERAQAAAEELGHGVEGADNAETARRSDIVIVAVPWDGHGKTLESLREELTGKLVVDCVNPLGFDKKGAYALKPEEGSAAEQAAALLPDSRVTAAFHHLSAVLLQDPEIDRIDTDVMVLGEERADVEIVQALAGRIPGMRGVFAGRLRNAHQVESLVANLISVNRRYKAHAGLRVTDV
- a CDS encoding MFS transporter → MTDDSPAGAAPVSRLRALLPDLTPWRASADFRKVWLAGLVSTFGSFLTFVALPVQIKELTGSAAAVGAIGAVELVPLIVCGLYGGALADALDKRGLIVWTEAGQAVLSAALLLNALLPRPAVWPLYVVAALSSALVSVQRPALDALLPRIVAHDQLPAAASLNALRWQVGGVAGPALAGVVVAYAGLGWAYAADLVTFVVSVLFVIGLASSPPSHEAAKPSLRAIAEGARYAWSRKELLGTYVIDIAAMLFALPLAVLPFLADELGAPWALGLMYAAVPAGAMLVSLTSGWTARVHRHGRAVVLAAALWGAAITAAGLSHDVWLVLLFLTLGGAADMVSGLFRGVMWNQTIPDELRGRLAGIELLSYSVGPQLGQTYMGGVAAWKGVRTSVWSGGLLCVGAVGLLALCLPKLMTYDARTNEHAVRQRERRAEAAAAPPVPAEG
- the map gene encoding type I methionyl aminopeptidase, whose protein sequence is MSGQSLLVPGELSPTRSVPGAIRRPEYVGKPAPTPYTGPEVQTPETIEAMRVAGRIAARAMAEAAKLIAPGVTTDELDKVAHEYMCDHGAYPSTLGYRGFPKSLCTSVNEVICHGIPDSTVLRDGDIVNLDVTAYIGGVHGDNNATYLVGDVDEESRLLVERTRESLNRAIKAVKPGRQINVIGRVIESYAKRFGYGVVRDFTGHGINSSFHSGLIIPHYDSPHATTVIQPGMTFTIEPMLTLGTHEYDMWDDGWTVVTKDRKRTAQFEHTLVVTETGTEILTLP